In Neisseria animalis, a single window of DNA contains:
- the fabI gene encoding enoyl-ACP reductase FabI, whose product MGFLQGKKILITGMISERSIAYGIAKACYDQGAELAFTYVVDKLEDRVRKMAAELGSELVFRCDVASDEEINQAFAELGKHWDGLDGLVHSIGFAPKEALSGDFLDSISREAFNTAHEISAYSLPALAKAARPMMQGRNASIVALTYLGAVRAIPNYNVMGMAKASLEAGIRFTASCLGKEGIRCNGISAGPIKTLAASGIADFSKLLNHVAQQNPLRRNVTIEEVGNAAAFLLSDLSSGITGEITYVDGGYSINALNDGE is encoded by the coding sequence ATGGGTTTCCTGCAAGGTAAAAAAATTCTGATTACAGGTATGATTTCCGAGCGTTCCATCGCTTACGGCATTGCCAAAGCCTGCTATGACCAAGGTGCCGAGTTGGCCTTTACTTACGTTGTCGACAAGCTGGAAGACCGTGTGCGTAAGATGGCGGCGGAATTGGGTTCCGAACTGGTTTTCCGTTGCGATGTAGCCAGCGATGAAGAAATCAACCAAGCATTTGCCGAGTTGGGCAAACATTGGGACGGTTTGGACGGTTTGGTACACTCTATCGGCTTTGCGCCAAAAGAAGCGTTGAGCGGCGATTTTCTCGACAGCATCAGCCGCGAAGCCTTTAATACCGCTCATGAAATTTCCGCATACAGCCTGCCTGCACTGGCCAAGGCCGCCCGTCCGATGATGCAGGGTCGCAATGCTTCGATTGTTGCACTGACCTACTTGGGCGCAGTGCGTGCCATTCCGAACTATAACGTGATGGGCATGGCAAAAGCCAGCTTGGAAGCCGGTATCCGCTTTACCGCTTCCTGCTTGGGCAAAGAAGGTATCCGCTGCAACGGCATTTCCGCCGGCCCGATTAAAACGCTGGCCGCTTCGGGCATTGCCGATTTCAGCAAACTGTTGAACCATGTTGCCCAGCAAAATCCGTTGCGCCGCAATGTTACCATCGAAGAAGTCGGTAACGCCGCCGCTTTCCTGCTGTCCGATCTGTCTTCCGGCATTACCGGGGAAATCACTTATGTGGACGGCGGTTACAGCATTAATGCGTTGAACGATGGCGAATAA